In Rutidosis leptorrhynchoides isolate AG116_Rl617_1_P2 unplaced genomic scaffold, CSIRO_AGI_Rlap_v1 contig360, whole genome shotgun sequence, a single genomic region encodes these proteins:
- the LOC139883149 gene encoding chaperone protein dnaJ 8, chloroplastic-like: protein MACAAVAGVIGGNGSAWISSNNKTKKRNHKTGRVIKVSCSYSSSSVMDPYKTLMIQHDASESDVKKAFRRLALQYHPDVCRGGNCGVQFNQINEAYDIVMSKLREEPEESTEYQSYGPSDQGIDEPLWGMDDPDWDMWEEWMGWEGAGIRDYTSHINPYV from the exons ATGGCTTGTGCTGCTGTTGCTGGTGTAATTGGAGGAAATGGGTCGGCTTGGATTTCATCGAATAACAAAACTAAGAAGAGAAATCATAAAACGGGTCGGGTCATTAAAGTTTCTTGTTCATATTCTTCTTCTTCAGTTATGGATCCATATAAGACTTTAATGATTCAACATGATGCTTCTGAATCTGATGTCAAGAAAGCTTTCAGGCGTCTCGCATTACag TATCATCCTGATGTATGTAGAGGAGGCAATTGCGGGGTGCAATTTAATCAGATTAATGAAGCCTATGAT ATAGTGATGAGTAAATTGAGAGAAGAACCAGAAGAATCAACCGAGTATCAATCATATGGACCGTCCGATCAAGGGATCGACGAACCATTATGGGGAATGGACGATCCTGATTGGGACATGTGGGAAGAATGGATGGGATGGGAAGGAGCTGGTATCCGTGACTATACATCTCATATTAATCCTTATGTATGA
- the LOC139883145 gene encoding magnesium transporter MRS2-1-like isoform X1, producing MADLKERLLPPRPASAINLREAGLRPSAASARQPFHGVDVLGLKKRGQGLRSWIRVDSSGNSQVIEVDKFTMMRRCDLPARDLRLLDPLFVYPSTILGREKAIVVNLEQIRCIITADEVLLLNSLDSYVLQYVVELQRRLMTPPAGEVWQPEGTHEYNNSQRGSRNMDLLFGGSQSPDYLPFEFRALEVALEAACTFLDSQAAELEIEAYPLLDELTSKISTLNLERVRRLKSRLVALTRRVQKVRDEIEQLMDDDGDMAEMYLTEKKSRMESAMYGEQSVVGFRPNDPQSFSAPVSPVSSPPESRKLEKSLSIARSRHDSVRSSETGTESIEELEMLLEAYFVVIDSTLNKLTSLKEYIDDTEDFINIQLDNVRNQLIQFELLLTTATFVVAIFGVVAGIFGMNFPISMFDDAGAFNWVLAITGVSGLIIFSSFVWFFKYKRLMPL from the exons ATGGCGGACCTCAAAGAACGGTTGCTCCCACCAAGGCCAGCATCAGCTATTAATCTTAGAGAAGCGGGCCTTAGGCCATCAGCAGCTTCTGCGCGCCAACCCTTTCACGGAGTAGATGTTTTAGGGCTGAAGAAACGTGGGCAGGGCCTTCGGTCATGGATTCGTGTTGATTCCTCTGGCAATTCTCAAGTCATCGAGGTTGACAAATTCACCATGATGCGCCGTTGTGATCTCCCTGCCCGTGACTTGCGCCTTCTTGATCCTCTATTTGTTTACCCTTCAACAATACTCGGTAGAGAGAAAGCTATTGTCGTAAATTTAGAGCAAATTCGGTGCATAATCACAGCTGATGAAGTCCTGCTCCTGAATTCTCTGGATAGCTATGTCTTACAGTATGTGGTGGAGTTACAGCGACGGCTAATGACACCTCCGGCTGGCGAGGTTTGGCAACCGGAGGGAACTCACGAGTATAATAATAGCCAAAGAGGAAGTCGGAACATGGACCTCTTGTTTGGTGGGAGCCAGTCCCCCGATTATTTGCCCTTTGAATTTAGGGCTCTTGAAGTTGCTTTAGAAGCTGCCTGTACATTTCTTGATTCTCAG GCAGCAGAATTAGAAATCGAAGCATACCCATTGTTAGATGAGCTCACTTCTAAGATTAGCACACTGAACTTGGAACGAGTGCGTAGACTGAAAAGTAGACTTGTCGCATTGACTCGAAGAGTTCAGAAG GTCAGAGATGAGATCGAGCAGCTCATGGATGATGATGGAGATATGGCTGAAATGTATCTCACTGAAAAGAAAAGTCGAATGGAATCAGCAATGTACGGTGAACAATCTGTAGTGGGATTCAGGCCGAACGATCCACAATCTTTTTCTGCTCCGGTCTCTCCTGTTTCTTCCCCTCCTGAGTCCCGAAAGCTCGAGAAAAGCTTGAGCATTGCGAGGAGTCGGCACGACAGTGTTAGGAGCTCTGAAACTGGCACAGAGAGCATAGAAGAGCTGGAGATGTTGCTAGAAGCATATTTCGTCGTCATTGATAGCACTCTAAACAAATTGACCTCG TTGAAAGAGTACATTGATGATACAGAGGATTTCATCAACATTCAACTG GACAATGTACGAAATCAGCTTATCCAATTTGAGCTGCTACTGACGACGGCAACATTTGTCGTCGCCATTTTTGGAGTGGTAGCTGGGATTTTCGGTATGAATTTTCCGATATCAATGTTTGACGATGCTGGTGCCTTTAATTGGGTGCTTGCTATAACTGGAGTAAGTGGGCTCATCATATTTTCATCATTTGTATGGTTCTTCAAGTATAAAAGACTCATGCCACTGTGA
- the LOC139883145 gene encoding magnesium transporter MRS2-1-like isoform X2, producing MADLKERLLPPRPASKRGQGLRSWIRVDSSGNSQVIEVDKFTMMRRCDLPARDLRLLDPLFVYPSTILGREKAIVVNLEQIRCIITADEVLLLNSLDSYVLQYVVELQRRLMTPPAGEVWQPEGTHEYNNSQRGSRNMDLLFGGSQSPDYLPFEFRALEVALEAACTFLDSQAAELEIEAYPLLDELTSKISTLNLERVRRLKSRLVALTRRVQKVRDEIEQLMDDDGDMAEMYLTEKKSRMESAMYGEQSVVGFRPNDPQSFSAPVSPVSSPPESRKLEKSLSIARSRHDSVRSSETGTESIEELEMLLEAYFVVIDSTLNKLTSLKEYIDDTEDFINIQLDNVRNQLIQFELLLTTATFVVAIFGVVAGIFGMNFPISMFDDAGAFNWVLAITGVSGLIIFSSFVWFFKYKRLMPL from the exons ATGGCGGACCTCAAAGAACGGTTGCTCCCACCAAGGCCAGCATCA AAACGTGGGCAGGGCCTTCGGTCATGGATTCGTGTTGATTCCTCTGGCAATTCTCAAGTCATCGAGGTTGACAAATTCACCATGATGCGCCGTTGTGATCTCCCTGCCCGTGACTTGCGCCTTCTTGATCCTCTATTTGTTTACCCTTCAACAATACTCGGTAGAGAGAAAGCTATTGTCGTAAATTTAGAGCAAATTCGGTGCATAATCACAGCTGATGAAGTCCTGCTCCTGAATTCTCTGGATAGCTATGTCTTACAGTATGTGGTGGAGTTACAGCGACGGCTAATGACACCTCCGGCTGGCGAGGTTTGGCAACCGGAGGGAACTCACGAGTATAATAATAGCCAAAGAGGAAGTCGGAACATGGACCTCTTGTTTGGTGGGAGCCAGTCCCCCGATTATTTGCCCTTTGAATTTAGGGCTCTTGAAGTTGCTTTAGAAGCTGCCTGTACATTTCTTGATTCTCAG GCAGCAGAATTAGAAATCGAAGCATACCCATTGTTAGATGAGCTCACTTCTAAGATTAGCACACTGAACTTGGAACGAGTGCGTAGACTGAAAAGTAGACTTGTCGCATTGACTCGAAGAGTTCAGAAG GTCAGAGATGAGATCGAGCAGCTCATGGATGATGATGGAGATATGGCTGAAATGTATCTCACTGAAAAGAAAAGTCGAATGGAATCAGCAATGTACGGTGAACAATCTGTAGTGGGATTCAGGCCGAACGATCCACAATCTTTTTCTGCTCCGGTCTCTCCTGTTTCTTCCCCTCCTGAGTCCCGAAAGCTCGAGAAAAGCTTGAGCATTGCGAGGAGTCGGCACGACAGTGTTAGGAGCTCTGAAACTGGCACAGAGAGCATAGAAGAGCTGGAGATGTTGCTAGAAGCATATTTCGTCGTCATTGATAGCACTCTAAACAAATTGACCTCG TTGAAAGAGTACATTGATGATACAGAGGATTTCATCAACATTCAACTG GACAATGTACGAAATCAGCTTATCCAATTTGAGCTGCTACTGACGACGGCAACATTTGTCGTCGCCATTTTTGGAGTGGTAGCTGGGATTTTCGGTATGAATTTTCCGATATCAATGTTTGACGATGCTGGTGCCTTTAATTGGGTGCTTGCTATAACTGGAGTAAGTGGGCTCATCATATTTTCATCATTTGTATGGTTCTTCAAGTATAAAAGACTCATGCCACTGTGA